The DNA sequence aataaaaaataaaaattttaaagaagaataaagtcttttattttataaaaattatttttatttccaattcgtactattgtattaaatatatacattatatgttAATATCGATAGACGAACTCGTTTGCAATAagatttttctataaaaaaaaaaaaaaaaatgcatacgCAAAGGGTTTCTACCCATCAGCTATATCATCTGTAACTTGGTCTTGAAATTAACAGCATCAATAACTACTTTAGCATTCCCTTCGAATTCAactaaaatatgattttttttttttttaatagaatgtTGGGTATTAACTTATGGAGTATGATGAATTGAATGATTAATTGAGCACCgaatttatgtgtttttttttttttttttggttggaacAACTTCAAACAAACCATGTCAACTGGATCAATGAAGTCGATCTCAGTTGCAGTTGGTCTAGACCAAGTTTGGTTCCCAAATTATTAACTGAACATGAAGTTTATAATagataaagtatatatatagacgaCAAAACATCCTACATTTTTAAGGCGCACAAAGTTTTCAATTATTTGAGATGGTAGCACGTCGGGACAAAATTAATGTTATgctattttcatttgaaaatgaaataggTCAATCGATTTAAAGTGCACAAAGCTCCACATCTTTTGCAATTAAAGAGTATCATATCTTCAGCCAAGATATTTGATAGGGATTTGGATGGGATTTTGAATGACTTTTGGCAccatatctatatctatatctatatctgtgtgtgtgtgtgaatttgAAGAAAATCCTCATCTGAGATTATTAAGCATTTTTGCTTGGTGAATAGTGTCAGCGCATACAATATTTGGACTGCTTATTGCTTAAGGCCACCACATTAATATGGAATGGAGGCATTCCCCATGCAGTTTAGCTAAGCTAACCAGCATGCAGCTGTGTTAGAGCATCCGCATCGGTCTCGCTAAAactcttaaaaagttaaattatgaACTTTGTGGTGTTTGAGCCCGCTGCATTGGACTCGGTAAAATAGAAAGTTCAAACTttcagctacagtaacttcatctttttctccaaatatGACGATGTACTATTCATcgtcaaattattattttattctaaaatcacATCTCTTCAACCGAAACATCCTATTTCCCTCGTGAATCCGTTCTCCCCACAACTTcgctttctctccctttctctctcgaCGAACaccctcttcatttttttctccctGTTTCTCtattcccttctttttttcatctattgtcTCTTTGGCCCGACACTCCCTCTCTtcccttctctccatttttttcatttttttccagttctctTGCTGTTTTCGTTACTCCAGAGCTGTCGAAGTTGGGAATCTGGTACTAGGGGAAGGAGTCGTCGATTTGCAAGAGATAATCAATTTTAATCAACTGGTCAGACCTCTATTAGGGTTCTATTGTGCTTCACAAAAGGTAATCAACTCCCCAtctcttgtttttttcaatttgtaattttattgtttagttTTGGTTTTGGCTTGATCTAGTCTACATCATGTTTGGTTGTGATGGGGTCTTAAATAATGGGTCTTAAATCATGCTTGATATCAATGGTTGGGTGGTCAATGGGTTTCCATGACAGAGTCCCATGGAATTAGAATCCTAGgtaaataaagaacaaaaattgtCGAGAAATCCGCAAAAGTTTAATGTTTGTGACTGGGAAACGAACAGTAGAAAGTAATGAAATCTAGAGCACCAGTGAAAGTTTGGGAAACGAAATTCAGAAATTTGAAGCTCAAAAAATTGGTAGAGAAATTTATATTCAAGCTAGAGGATATCATCGTACTACCCAGAAAGGATTAGCACGTGAATTTCCAGAAAACCAAATtctagaggaaaaaagagaaaccTAGGAAGggaaattaataagaaaagcACCTAGCTTTTGTCGGctaaaacaaacaaatcaaTGCAAGAGAGGAAAAACCATGAAGACTCACCAAAACAAGAAGTTATAGCTGAAGcagagaaagaaatgatagttgaaaaccgaaccaaaccaaaaaaaatccaGTAAAAaattctgagagagagagaagtgagcaGAAATGCTTAATAGAGGTtgcaaggaaagaagaaaaagaacaaacccCCGAAcctcctttttctctctttatgtAACCTATTtatgtttttcctttccttttttttttgctcctAATTTTGTTTGTGGAAAATATCAACTTTATTAGAGGCTGGATCTTCCCTGCTAATAATGAAACTATGGAAGTGGGGTTGCCTTAGGATCCTTCCAGCCTGTCCTTATTGATCCcaataaaaactaaagaaagaaatgatagataTATTTGCATTTCCATTATTTGCTACCATTGTAACTTGTAATGGCTAGTTAAATCATTGGGAAACCCATTGATCACCAAGCTTGAAGTAATTAGCCAGTTAACCCACTGTTCCAGACCAGTCAAAACCATTTTCAAATGTCTTGGGATAGTTTGGGTTATGCCCTTGGGAAGGGTGGAGCTGAAAGAGAAAGTAGTAATCTTTGTCGCCTAGATGTGTGGTGAATGATTCCATTATGCTCGTCTCTCTATGTTTGGACAGTGGCATATGATAACCTTAACTTACTGCTTGTAGATTTGTCACCTGTGTACAGTGGCCGCAcctttaataaattatcttttacccatttaaaaaaatcaaagacatGGTATTGCTTCCACTCTGAAATATACTTTATATCCCTCCCTAATCCTCCACTGCCACTGTACTAATCCATAACTATCTGCTcattctattaaatatttatccacCAACTCCTCATTTGAGCTTCTtgtcttgattaagaaagttcTTTCAAAGGTTTAACAACTAAGCCCTGTTAACAAGCACTTTTCTATTGTTCTTGTTAACCCTCCATATATATCGAAGCATGATAATCAAGCTAATCGTGCAGGTTGAGGCTCTCAATGATCCTGACATGAAGGTGCAGCCACCAACTGATGCATAGCAACCACCAGGGAATGCACGATGTAGTAGAGATCATTCCTTACCAAAGGATCACTCTGTTTTGGCTTGTtgcttgtaaataaatttttgttaatgTCCTTAATATTTTTAGGAGGTCTGATTTTTAGTATAATAGACAGTACAGTCGAGTGCTAGATAGAAGataacatttgttttttttattcattttcatgaATGAGAATAGAGTTTCTGATTTGTTCTTTATGCTTagatctctctatctctctctcacacaattttGATGTCCATATCTGCATGATTCATTGTGAGATTTTATTACACTTGCAATTTTATTAGAAGtgatattatatagtaatataggTGGTTCAGCCATGCATCTgtttgtatattagtattatagtATTCTAATGAATGTGGTTAAATACCTCGgttaatattagtatgaaatGTTAGTATTAGGTTAAGGAAACAAATAgttgggaaataataattttaagtaaaatataaattattaattaatatatgaaatgtatttgtaaaatatataaaaaaaaaattgtaaaatattattaaaatatataatattatattattattttgactttaagatagctagtctAATGTGAATTCACTTAGTCAAAAATTAATGCTATAgctaaaacttaaaattctaactaaaatttagacttgacaATAGCTAGGCAATTGCCAATACTCTTAGCTTAACCACCGAGTCCTGGACCTCCATTGGCAGGGAGCAAGGACTCAAAGCTGAAGCCTGTGTTTTGAGTCCTCAACCTGTAAATTAAGCTTCCTGGTATCCCCCACAAGTTCCTCAAGGCTAGATGTGTTCTTGCTAGCACCGGTGCTCATAAAGCAAATCCAGCCTAATGCTTGAAGATCGAGCACTTGTGAGTTGTGAGCACCAAAGCTGACCAAATGCATTAATCAAATGTAATGAAAATTGCTACCGCGAAGAACAAGTAAAACTAGAAAGCTAAGATTGAAATATCACAAATCCAAGCCACACCTGCATATATATGCTCCCTTGCCCCCcgcccccttctctctctctctagcagATTCAGATACGCCACGCTTTCCTTCTTAATTTGCCTCTCTTCCTACATTTTCATCTCTACGCTAATCCCAATCCATCAAACAACAACAAGAGTAGGCTACAGTTTCATCAAACTATCCGTACAAACATATTGACTCTGCATTATACATATCTGCATTACTTCCAAAAGGATACAGAAACCTTCCTTCCTTCCCCGAACCCTACTCAACCCCAATGAATCATTCATGGATTTTCAGAGTTATTAATAAAACATCTCCATTTTCACCATACGGCCACATTGCTCTCTCACATATGCTGCAATGTTTAggggaaaaacaaaaggatgaaccagaagaaaggagaaagaaattCTTTGAATTGGGTATAGCGagatataatagtatatattgtaAACAACTATAATAATAGCCGAAGTTTTTCTGTATACATATGAAGGTTAAGAACTATAAGATTTTCCTCTAAATCAGGTACCAGATAGGTATCAGAAATTCCTGGCGACCTAAGTTCTAacccatattatatatgtgtgcacAGAAGTgaagtaaattatatatatatatatatatatatatatatatatatatttatttatttaagaaatgaataattCAAAGGGTACAGCCACAGAAGACAAAGAAGCAGCAGAGCATGGCGACCAAAGCCACAGACTCCAACACAGTAACAACAGTCCATAACATGTCATCAAATACAGTCGAATACAACCACCAGCTGAAGTTCCCGATGCTCCACCCTGTTGTGAGGTAGGAGAGATTGACTTCAGGCCACCGGAAGATCGACCACATCGGAGAGAAAGTGAACTCCGGCCACCGGAAAGCTGTCGTGTACCACCACCTCGAGCACATCCACCTAACTTGTCTCGCCGTGtctcctctttcttcttttgtcgGGGCTCTACTTGGCATATGCGGGTAAAGATAGAGAGATATGGGAAACAATTATTAATGGGGACTTGGTTTTACGCTATTATTATCGATTACACGTGTTCCAGCGAGGATTGACCAACCCACCGCATGTTATTTATGACATAAACAcacttttttttgaaaaaataaaatctataaaaccAACAGATTTATATGCTATgtttctaaatttgtttagcgTCGTTAATTTGTTGGTTAAACTTATGAATAAAACTACTTTATCTCTTCATTTTGTTCGCTCCATTTGATTgatggttaatttttttttatttaataattaaaaaaatgattttaagtatattagtatatttttttattttttaaaaatatttaaatatattaaaaaaatataaaaaaaaaattattagacagTACGCCCAACAGTAAAAGTGGGGCGGCATAATAGCTCCACTCTAAACTAATTAGCTATACTTTTTATCGGTTTGTTTATAAATctgtttctaaaatattttgataaatgatttaattaaaaaaaatatcacaaaagtaaattcataaattgatataatttgatatgatatattagtttgttagctcatttttattgtaaaataaatctaatatatcatataaaatctttacttttgtgaaatctctttatgACTGTAGAGCTTATcaaatagtt is a window from the Juglans regia cultivar Chandler chromosome 7, Walnut 2.0, whole genome shotgun sequence genome containing:
- the LOC109010781 gene encoding uncharacterized protein LOC109010781, producing the protein MPSRAPTKEERGDTARQVRWMCSRWWYTTAFRWPEFTFSPMWSIFRWPEVNLSYLTTGWSIGNFSWWLYSTVFDDMLWTVVTVLESVALVAMLCCFFVFCGCTL